In Rhizobium indicum, the following proteins share a genomic window:
- a CDS encoding putative bifunctional diguanylate cyclase/phosphodiesterase has translation MVFRGLRLHIVLPSSSNTFQQSWIASGRILFLIAVSGLGAIGLVVLSALWAGTESDAAALDRQRQLVNARLREQVDQVAHVIGQFGNGYLARVYPAALPTEGSSSLDAVLTAAAGSAISQTAMSAFGYDQAFVVDEKAQLLMLADAQTEKRYRWMKPLFLPLLKDARFGVRRSTALNERTPSSMEARLANAARSNRALANLMRLEGRPTIVGVVAINETGGGQQQPMRQFLIVVRFIDGAALDELSREQGLNGARFARTADADENEVAFQIDATANGEPIGFIVWRPDLPGSRVIGRLMPALSIAALVIAILFSVLLVRLRSSLGELKRSELHARQLALHDVLTDLPNRALFAMRFDECLAETQNSTERSAVALLDLDRFKAVNDTFGHAAGDELIRMAAERIRSQLRPGDTLARLGGDEFALLLRDIKDHDHVLPAICEAIVAELGKPFPLLRGEAVARVGGSIGVTVVPNAGRNADDIMRYADVALYEAKMGGRGQWRLYSPSMDGGRNARDILKNELREVLAKDTASSADGPQSDPIVNRPDFGSLEVYYQTVHRAEAGYAASGAEALVRWRHSQRGLLTPASFIPVAEEGGLIDALGFWVLREACRAACKWPEDTFVAVNVSPAQLRRPNFAEEVFAVLEESGLQPSRLELELTESSLIEDNSDVYTVLKSLRSRGVQVSLDDFGTGFSCLSHLVRFDIDRIKIDRSFVSQLGTKANGAAIIGAIVALSRNLGISTTAEGVETEYQRDFLAALGCTDLQGYFFSKPVPLGDLDSFRKVESATGLLTTARGAVA, from the coding sequence GTGGTGTTCAGGGGTCTACGCTTGCACATCGTTCTTCCTTCCAGCTCCAACACGTTTCAGCAATCCTGGATCGCTTCGGGAAGAATTCTGTTTCTTATTGCCGTTAGCGGGCTTGGAGCGATCGGACTTGTCGTGCTTTCGGCGCTCTGGGCAGGAACCGAGAGCGACGCTGCAGCCCTTGATCGACAGCGCCAGCTTGTGAATGCCCGCCTGCGCGAACAGGTCGATCAAGTCGCGCATGTTATCGGCCAGTTCGGCAATGGTTACCTCGCACGTGTCTATCCTGCCGCCCTGCCGACCGAAGGCTCCTCCAGCCTCGATGCCGTTTTGACGGCGGCAGCCGGGAGTGCGATCAGCCAGACGGCGATGTCTGCGTTCGGCTACGATCAGGCCTTTGTCGTCGACGAAAAGGCTCAACTGCTCATGCTGGCGGACGCCCAAACGGAGAAGCGGTACCGCTGGATGAAGCCTCTCTTTTTGCCTCTCCTTAAGGATGCCCGCTTTGGCGTCAGGCGAAGCACGGCTTTGAACGAACGAACGCCATCCTCAATGGAAGCCCGCCTTGCCAACGCCGCGCGTTCCAACCGTGCTCTGGCCAATCTGATGCGGTTGGAGGGCCGGCCGACCATCGTGGGCGTCGTCGCCATTAACGAGACTGGCGGGGGACAGCAGCAGCCGATGCGGCAATTCTTGATCGTCGTGCGCTTTATCGATGGTGCGGCGCTGGACGAATTGAGCCGGGAGCAGGGCCTCAACGGCGCGCGCTTCGCGCGCACGGCCGATGCAGACGAAAACGAGGTTGCGTTCCAGATCGACGCCACGGCAAACGGCGAACCGATCGGCTTCATCGTATGGCGGCCCGATCTTCCAGGTTCAAGGGTGATCGGCCGATTGATGCCGGCGCTTTCGATTGCCGCCTTGGTGATCGCGATCCTGTTCTCGGTCTTGCTGGTGCGCCTGCGAAGCAGTCTCGGCGAGCTGAAGAGAAGCGAGCTGCATGCAAGGCAGCTTGCCTTGCATGATGTGCTGACCGATCTTCCCAACCGCGCTTTGTTCGCGATGAGGTTCGACGAGTGCCTTGCCGAGACGCAGAATTCGACAGAACGCTCGGCAGTCGCGCTTCTCGACCTCGACCGCTTCAAAGCGGTGAACGACACGTTCGGCCATGCCGCCGGCGATGAACTCATCAGGATGGCTGCGGAGCGGATCCGCTCCCAGCTTCGTCCGGGCGACACGCTTGCCCGGCTCGGAGGGGACGAATTCGCCCTGCTTCTCCGGGACATCAAAGATCATGACCATGTTTTGCCGGCAATATGCGAAGCGATCGTTGCCGAACTCGGCAAACCCTTCCCGCTTTTGAGGGGCGAGGCGGTCGCGCGCGTCGGCGGCTCGATCGGCGTGACAGTCGTGCCGAATGCCGGGCGGAATGCCGATGACATCATGCGCTACGCCGACGTCGCGCTGTACGAGGCAAAGATGGGGGGCAGGGGCCAGTGGCGTCTCTATTCACCGTCCATGGATGGCGGCCGGAATGCGCGCGACATTCTCAAGAACGAATTGCGGGAAGTTCTGGCCAAAGACACGGCCTCATCCGCCGACGGTCCGCAATCCGATCCGATTGTGAACAGGCCGGACTTCGGATCGCTCGAGGTCTATTACCAAACGGTGCATCGCGCTGAGGCAGGATACGCGGCGTCGGGCGCGGAGGCCTTGGTGCGCTGGCGTCACAGCCAGCGCGGGCTCTTGACGCCTGCCAGCTTCATCCCTGTCGCCGAGGAGGGCGGCCTCATCGACGCTCTCGGTTTCTGGGTCTTGCGCGAGGCCTGCAGAGCCGCCTGCAAATGGCCGGAAGACACATTCGTTGCGGTCAATGTGTCTCCCGCCCAGTTGAGAAGACCAAATTTCGCCGAGGAAGTCTTCGCCGTGCTTGAGGAGAGCGGCCTGCAGCCGTCCCGGCTTGAGCTCGAGCTCACCGAGTCCTCGCTCATCGAAGACAACTCGGACGTTTATACGGTGCTGAAGTCGCTACGCAGCCGGGGTGTTCAGGTTTCGCTGGATGATTTCGGAACCGGCTTTTCATGCCTCAGCCATCTGGTGCGCTTCGATATCGACCGCATCAAGATCGATCGTTCGTTCGTCTCACAGCTCGGCACCAAAGCCAACGGGGCGGCAATCATCGGTGCCATCGTCGCGCTCAGCCGCAACCTCGGTATCTCGACGACGGCTGAAGGGGTCGAAACCGAATATCAACGCGACTTTCTGGCCGCCCTCGGCTGCACCGACCTCCAAGGCTACTTCTTCTCCAAACCCGTTCCTCTTGGCGACCTTGACAGTTTCCGGAAAGTTGAGAGTGCCACTGGGTTACTCACGACCGCCCGAGGCGCCGTCGCGTGA
- a CDS encoding LysR substrate-binding domain-containing protein translates to MTDERFKTIPLKGLQAFEAVGRCGGVTAAALELNVSPGAISQQVHKIESFLGVSLLERSGRTVELTAWGRLYHQEISKGFEQFALAGQLLEKARNETALVLSALSSVVNKWIGRRIFDWQALHPDVQVRIIGRDREPRIGFDDIDFRVSYGSDVLQHEHYTELFRDWVVPACSPALMQDRAHAVRDLFEQPLLHVEWERHFTPYPSWAEFAAKAGVSFDASTPGLSFTLSSSAIDAAVNKRGVVLAQMSMISDELEAQTLVIPVDLRIALRESYFLAWDRAALQKPHGREFRDWLIAISRQQALASAPKPIL, encoded by the coding sequence GTGACCGATGAGCGCTTCAAGACGATCCCGCTGAAGGGCTTGCAGGCCTTCGAGGCGGTGGGGCGCTGCGGCGGCGTGACGGCCGCGGCACTGGAACTCAACGTTTCGCCGGGAGCAATCAGCCAGCAGGTTCACAAAATCGAAAGCTTCCTTGGCGTTTCGCTTCTCGAGCGCAGCGGACGAACCGTCGAGCTGACTGCCTGGGGCCGGCTCTACCACCAGGAGATATCGAAGGGATTTGAGCAATTCGCGCTCGCCGGGCAATTGCTGGAAAAGGCGCGCAATGAGACAGCATTGGTTCTCAGTGCGCTTTCCTCCGTCGTCAACAAATGGATCGGCAGGCGCATCTTCGACTGGCAGGCGCTTCATCCCGACGTGCAGGTGAGGATCATCGGACGCGACAGAGAGCCCCGCATCGGCTTCGACGATATCGATTTCCGCGTGAGCTACGGGTCGGACGTGCTGCAGCACGAACATTATACCGAACTGTTTCGCGATTGGGTGGTGCCTGCCTGTTCGCCGGCGCTGATGCAGGATCGCGCGCATGCGGTTCGCGATCTCTTCGAACAGCCCCTCCTCCATGTCGAGTGGGAACGGCACTTCACCCCCTACCCCAGCTGGGCGGAGTTTGCCGCCAAGGCCGGTGTCTCCTTCGACGCGTCAACGCCAGGCCTTTCCTTCACCCTGTCGAGCAGTGCTATTGACGCGGCCGTTAACAAGCGCGGCGTCGTGCTCGCACAAATGTCGATGATATCCGATGAGCTCGAGGCGCAAACGCTCGTCATTCCGGTCGACCTGCGCATTGCACTGCGTGAAAGCTACTTTCTCGCCTGGGACCGTGCTGCCTTGCAGAAGCCCCACGGGCGCGAATTCCGCGACTGGCTCATTGCTATTTCCCGTCAGCAGGCCCTGGCGTCCGCGCCTAAGCCGATACTTTAG
- a CDS encoding aminotransferase produces MIAAKPNSLVARLSAPPIPSVVAWSREYKREKGPLIDLSQAVPGYPAHPEMLRLLAEAAGQQAMTGYGPIEGEPLLRKTYAAHLAALYGAALSAGNIHITAGCNQAFMCTAIALAGAGDTVALTNPFYFNYDTTLSMLGIGRRLVDCDPASGFLPDLSSAEAALAAGAKTLAVVTPNNPTGAVYPPSLLHELFVLCRKYGAWLILDETYRDFLGEDYGRPHSLLSEPGWEDTLVLLYSFSKSFCIPGHRLGAITAGPKLVAEIAKVMDNMQICAPRSPQIAVASAIPALADWRAGNRLEIARRADALRLVFSGLPDWEIGAIGAYFAFVRHPHADKSSSEVAEKLAKESGIVCLPGAYFGEGQERYLRLAFANADVASIGLLSERLR; encoded by the coding sequence ATGATCGCTGCAAAACCCAATTCCCTCGTTGCCCGCCTCTCTGCCCCGCCCATTCCCTCCGTCGTCGCCTGGAGCCGCGAATACAAAAGAGAAAAAGGGCCGCTCATCGATCTGTCGCAAGCCGTGCCCGGCTATCCCGCGCATCCGGAGATGCTTCGGCTTCTTGCCGAGGCGGCCGGACAACAGGCGATGACGGGATACGGGCCGATCGAGGGCGAACCTCTGTTGCGCAAGACCTACGCGGCTCATCTTGCCGCGCTTTACGGTGCCGCCCTTTCCGCCGGGAATATTCATATTACCGCCGGCTGCAATCAGGCGTTCATGTGTACGGCGATCGCGCTTGCGGGAGCGGGCGATACGGTGGCGCTGACCAATCCCTTCTATTTCAACTACGACACGACGCTGTCGATGCTTGGGATCGGACGCCGATTGGTCGATTGTGACCCCGCCAGCGGGTTTCTTCCCGATCTAAGTTCGGCCGAGGCGGCCCTTGCGGCCGGCGCGAAGACGCTTGCCGTCGTGACACCCAACAATCCCACCGGGGCAGTGTATCCGCCGAGCCTGCTGCATGAGCTTTTTGTACTCTGCCGGAAATATGGCGCCTGGCTGATCCTCGATGAAACCTATCGCGATTTCCTCGGCGAGGATTACGGACGGCCGCACTCACTCCTCTCCGAGCCGGGCTGGGAAGACACGCTCGTTCTTCTCTACAGCTTCTCGAAATCCTTCTGCATCCCCGGTCATCGGCTGGGTGCAATCACGGCAGGCCCCAAACTTGTCGCCGAGATCGCCAAGGTGATGGACAATATGCAGATCTGCGCACCGCGCTCGCCTCAGATCGCCGTTGCATCGGCGATCCCGGCGCTCGCCGACTGGCGGGCCGGCAACCGGCTGGAGATTGCCCGCCGGGCGGATGCTTTGAGGTTGGTCTTTTCCGGGCTGCCGGATTGGGAGATCGGCGCGATCGGCGCCTATTTCGCCTTTGTCCGCCATCCCCACGCCGATAAATCGTCTTCCGAGGTTGCCGAAAAACTCGCCAAGGAATCCGGCATCGTTTGTCTACCCGGCGCTTATTTCGGCGAGGGCCAAGAGCGATACCTCAGACTTGCCTTTGCCAATGCGGATGTCGCCTCGATTGGGCTATTGTCCGAGCGCCTTCGCTAG
- the fdhA gene encoding formaldehyde dehydrogenase, glutathione-independent, translated as MSKNRGVVYLRPGKVEVRDIDDPKLEAPDGRRIEHGVILKVISTNICGSDQHMVRGRTTAMPGLVLGHEITGEIIEKGIDVEMLDIGDIVSVPFNVACGRCRCCKSQDTGVCLTVNPARAGGAYGYVDMGGWIGGQARYVTIPYADFNLLKIPDRDKAMAKIRDLTMLSDILPTGFHGAVRAGVGVGSTVYVAGAGPVGLAAAASARILGAAVVMIGDFNKDRLAHAAKVGFEPIDLSKSDRLGDMIAQVVGTNEVDSAIDAVGFEARGHSGGEQPAIVLNQMMEITRAAGSIGIPGLYVTEDPGAVDNAAKHGNLSLRFGLGWAKAQSFHTGQTPVIKYNRQLMQAILHDRLPIADIVNAKVIPLDDAANGYESFDQGAATKYVLDPHGEVAKAA; from the coding sequence ATGAGCAAAAATAGAGGCGTCGTCTATCTCCGTCCTGGCAAGGTCGAAGTGCGCGACATCGACGATCCGAAGCTGGAAGCGCCCGACGGCCGCCGCATCGAACACGGCGTCATCCTGAAGGTGATATCGACCAATATCTGCGGCTCCGATCAACACATGGTCCGCGGCCGCACGACGGCGATGCCGGGCCTGGTCCTCGGTCATGAAATCACTGGCGAGATCATCGAGAAAGGCATCGACGTCGAGATGCTCGACATCGGCGATATCGTCTCGGTGCCTTTCAATGTCGCCTGCGGCCGTTGCCGCTGCTGCAAGTCTCAGGATACCGGTGTCTGCCTGACGGTCAACCCGGCCCGCGCCGGCGGTGCTTACGGTTATGTCGACATGGGCGGCTGGATCGGCGGACAGGCGCGCTACGTCACTATCCCCTATGCAGATTTCAACCTGTTGAAAATCCCCGATCGGGACAAGGCAATGGCGAAGATCCGCGATCTCACTATGCTCTCCGACATTCTGCCCACCGGCTTCCATGGCGCGGTGCGTGCAGGCGTTGGGGTCGGCTCGACCGTCTATGTCGCCGGCGCCGGCCCGGTCGGCCTTGCCGCTGCGGCTTCGGCTCGCATTCTCGGCGCTGCTGTCGTGATGATCGGCGATTTCAACAAGGACCGTCTGGCGCATGCGGCAAAGGTCGGTTTCGAACCGATCGACCTGTCGAAGAGCGACCGTCTTGGCGACATGATCGCGCAGGTCGTCGGCACCAACGAGGTGGACAGCGCCATTGATGCGGTCGGCTTCGAGGCACGCGGCCACTCGGGCGGGGAACAGCCGGCGATCGTGCTCAATCAGATGATGGAGATTACCCGAGCCGCGGGTTCGATCGGCATTCCCGGCCTCTATGTCACCGAGGATCCGGGCGCCGTCGACAACGCCGCCAAACACGGCAATCTTTCGCTCCGCTTCGGCCTCGGATGGGCCAAGGCACAGTCCTTCCACACCGGCCAGACTCCGGTGATCAAATACAATCGTCAACTCATGCAGGCGATCCTCCACGACCGACTGCCAATTGCCGATATCGTCAACGCCAAGGTCATCCCGCTCGACGATGCCGCCAATGGATATGAGAGCTTCGACCAGGGAGCGGCGACGAAATATGTCCTCGATCCGCACGGAGAGGTCGCGAAAGCCGCATAG
- a CDS encoding LLM class flavin-dependent oxidoreductase, with protein MARTDKMKLGTFVYTFGFHPASWLHPASDVNGANDFAHLLNVAKRSEAAKFDFMFMADSPAAAVGDPKALARIPTKMNRFEPLSLLSALAVTTNDLGLVATVSTSYYEPYNVARLFASIDHLSKGRVCWNVVTSDHDETGYNFNREGLDPHALRYERGNEFVDVVFGLWDSFEDGALLLDRENGIYYDEDKHHTLNHKGKHFQVRGPLNIARTPQGRPVIAQAGGSEPGMDMAARTAEIVFSLASNIDRNRAFYENVKRRMPAHGRDPDDLKIMPGIVINVGKTEAEAKAKVDYLIDKMHPDVGRLMLSEFLEADLRDVALDKPFPMDRLPAAPKGSRALFDELVDFVRSGRTVGELIRHYAEKHTGNGMTGTPAQIADFMEEWFETRAADGFILMFPTLPSSLDDFVRLVLPELRRRGLFRQEYEGKTLRENLGLSMPVNRFAKTQEPAR; from the coding sequence ATGGCGCGAACCGACAAGATGAAACTCGGGACTTTCGTCTATACTTTCGGCTTTCACCCTGCCTCCTGGCTGCATCCGGCAAGCGACGTCAATGGCGCCAACGACTTCGCCCATCTGCTCAATGTCGCCAAACGATCCGAGGCGGCCAAATTCGATTTCATGTTCATGGCGGATTCTCCTGCCGCCGCCGTCGGCGATCCGAAAGCGCTTGCCCGCATTCCGACCAAGATGAACCGTTTCGAACCGCTGTCGCTGCTTTCGGCTCTGGCGGTCACCACCAATGATCTCGGTCTCGTGGCGACGGTGTCGACGAGTTATTACGAACCATACAATGTGGCGCGCCTGTTCGCCTCGATCGACCATCTGAGCAAGGGGCGTGTCTGCTGGAATGTCGTCACCTCCGATCACGACGAAACCGGCTACAACTTCAATCGCGAGGGGCTCGACCCGCATGCGCTGCGTTACGAGCGCGGCAACGAGTTCGTCGATGTCGTGTTCGGCCTCTGGGACAGCTTCGAGGACGGCGCACTGCTGCTCGACCGTGAAAACGGCATCTATTACGACGAGGACAAACACCACACACTCAATCACAAAGGCAAACACTTCCAGGTTCGCGGCCCCCTTAACATCGCGCGAACGCCCCAAGGCCGCCCCGTCATCGCCCAGGCGGGCGGCTCGGAGCCCGGAATGGACATGGCGGCACGCACGGCGGAGATCGTCTTCAGCCTCGCATCGAATATCGACCGCAACCGGGCCTTCTATGAAAACGTCAAGCGCCGGATGCCGGCCCATGGGCGCGATCCGGACGATTTGAAAATCATGCCGGGCATCGTGATCAACGTCGGTAAAACTGAAGCCGAGGCAAAGGCGAAGGTCGACTATCTGATCGACAAGATGCATCCGGATGTCGGCCGGCTGATGCTCTCCGAATTTCTGGAAGCGGACCTGCGCGACGTCGCACTCGACAAGCCTTTCCCCATGGATCGGCTGCCGGCGGCGCCCAAGGGATCGCGCGCCCTGTTCGACGAGCTGGTCGATTTCGTCAGAAGCGGCCGCACCGTCGGCGAGCTCATCCGGCACTATGCCGAGAAGCATACCGGAAATGGCATGACGGGCACGCCGGCCCAGATTGCCGACTTCATGGAGGAATGGTTCGAGACGCGTGCGGCCGACGGCTTCATCCTGATGTTTCCGACCTTGCCGTCCAGTCTCGACGATTTCGTGCGGCTTGTCCTGCCCGAGCTTCGCCGCCGCGGCCTGTTCCGTCAGGAATACGAGGGCAAGACCCTGCGCGAAAACCTCGGTCTTTCCATGCCTGTCAATCGCTTTGCCAAAACGCAAGAGCCGGCCCGATGA
- a CDS encoding cysteine hydrolase family protein, protein MGEVGEWRHLCVDMQRMFAEDTPWHVPWMARISPQIEELAGRHPSRTIFTRFLPPERADDMPGKWRDYYRKWWMMTGEHLPRGLIDLSSSLASLVPPARHFDKRTYSPWIDGRLYPILQSERVDTLVITGGETDVCVLATTLGAIDLAYRVIVLRDAVCSGADDTHDASLELLHDRFSVQLELMETEEFLRGVG, encoded by the coding sequence ATGGGCGAGGTTGGGGAGTGGCGGCACCTTTGCGTCGACATGCAGCGGATGTTTGCCGAAGACACGCCGTGGCACGTTCCCTGGATGGCACGGATCTCTCCCCAGATCGAAGAGCTGGCCGGGCGGCATCCGTCCCGAACGATCTTTACCCGCTTCCTGCCACCCGAGCGTGCGGATGACATGCCGGGGAAATGGCGGGATTATTACCGGAAATGGTGGATGATGACGGGCGAACATCTGCCGCGCGGCCTCATCGATCTCTCTTCATCGCTGGCATCGCTGGTTCCGCCGGCAAGGCATTTCGACAAACGCACCTATTCCCCTTGGATCGACGGCCGCCTTTATCCGATCCTTCAGTCGGAGCGGGTCGATACGCTTGTGATAACGGGCGGTGAAACGGATGTCTGCGTGCTTGCCACGACGCTCGGCGCGATCGATCTCGCCTATCGTGTCATCGTCCTAAGAGACGCCGTGTGCAGCGGCGCCGACGATACGCATGACGCGTCACTGGAACTTCTGCACGATCGGTTCTCCGTGCAGCTCGAACTCATGGAGACCGAGGAATTTTTGAGGGGCGTTGGCTAG
- a CDS encoding flavin reductase family protein has product MSTEALISEADFKLSMRHLAGAVSVITVGDGQHRTGFTATSVSSLSAELPSVIVSVNRASSSWPALQRYGCFCVNVLAADQQQVAQSFAGLDGRKGAERYSNAGWYRLKTGAAVLENALTVLDCKLETAFHYNSHAVLVGHVCAMEIRQGIGPLLYWRGGYHELPAEVDQNGLAKALGQ; this is encoded by the coding sequence ATGAGCACCGAGGCTTTGATCAGCGAAGCGGACTTCAAGCTTTCGATGCGGCATCTGGCGGGCGCGGTCAGCGTGATTACGGTCGGCGACGGGCAACACCGCACCGGCTTCACGGCAACGTCGGTCTCCTCGCTTTCGGCAGAGTTGCCGTCCGTCATCGTCAGCGTCAACCGAGCGTCTTCCTCATGGCCGGCGCTGCAGCGGTACGGCTGCTTCTGCGTCAACGTGCTCGCCGCCGACCAGCAACAGGTGGCGCAATCCTTTGCCGGTCTTGACGGACGAAAGGGCGCCGAACGCTACAGCAATGCAGGATGGTATCGTCTCAAGACCGGCGCGGCGGTCCTTGAAAATGCCCTGACGGTCCTGGACTGCAAGCTCGAAACCGCATTCCACTACAATTCCCATGCCGTTTTGGTCGGACATGTCTGCGCAATGGAAATCCGGCAGGGCATAGGGCCGCTGCTCTACTGGCGCGGCGGCTATCATGAACTTCCGGCGGAGGTTGATCAAAACGGTCTAGCGAAGGCGCTCGGACAATAG
- a CDS encoding transporter substrate-binding domain-containing protein, with translation MLRISIQTIVRGALMAGGIGIFLAASPLEVAAQDRTPMRIAVEGAFPPFNYLDANNKLQGFDIDIANALCEVGKFECQFIIEKWDDIIPDLVADKYDAIISSMSMSLERRQKVAFTEKYYNSPSVFIARKDSSISDVSPAALSDKILGVTSSTAQESYANHLYPEMKRTVFRSSPELYKGLADGSVDIILEDKLAIYDWIANTKAGGCCEFKGPDLIDVTYFGEGAGIALRLDDKERLTRLNEALKSIKADGTYDMINAKYFPFSIQ, from the coding sequence ATGTTGCGCATATCCATTCAGACTATAGTGCGCGGAGCGCTGATGGCGGGCGGGATCGGTATCTTTTTGGCGGCCTCGCCGCTCGAGGTGGCTGCGCAAGATCGCACGCCGATGAGAATTGCCGTCGAAGGTGCGTTTCCGCCCTTCAACTATCTCGATGCAAATAACAAGCTTCAGGGCTTCGACATCGATATTGCCAATGCTCTCTGCGAGGTTGGCAAGTTCGAATGCCAATTTATCATCGAGAAGTGGGACGACATCATCCCCGATCTCGTTGCCGACAAATACGACGCGATCATCTCATCCATGTCGATGAGCCTCGAGCGGCGTCAAAAGGTTGCCTTCACTGAAAAATACTACAACAGCCCGTCGGTGTTCATCGCCCGGAAGGATTCGTCAATCAGCGATGTCAGCCCCGCCGCCCTCAGCGACAAAATTCTTGGGGTGACATCGTCGACGGCGCAGGAATCCTATGCCAACCATCTCTATCCAGAAATGAAAAGGACGGTTTTTCGGTCTTCGCCGGAATTGTACAAGGGCCTGGCAGATGGGAGCGTCGACATTATCCTCGAGGATAAACTCGCCATCTACGACTGGATTGCCAACACCAAGGCAGGGGGCTGCTGCGAGTTCAAAGGGCCGGATCTGATCGACGTCACATATTTCGGTGAAGGTGCCGGGATCGCGCTGCGCCTGGATGACAAGGAGCGTCTGACGCGCCTGAACGAAGCGTTGAAGAGCATCAAGGCGGACGGGACCTATGACATGATCAACGCAAAATATTTCCCGTTCAGCATCCAGTAG
- the speB gene encoding agmatinase, whose translation MVWDKTRLEQLRAEFADANGGEIFDEKFRKVAEKIISKSGTRLAPYAGVPTFLSAPYMQVAADDPDFGNLQVAITGIPMDLGVTNRPGSRFGPRALRAIERIGPYNHVLATAPVFDLRVADIGDISFQSRYRLELSHDDIEKRIGQIVDAGVAPLSVGGDHSISHPILKAIGRQQPVGLIHIDAHCDTSGAFDQTKFHHGGPFRNAVLDGVLDPTRTIQIGIRGSAEYLWEFSYASGMTVIHAEDISGMGIPAVIAKAKSIVGDGPTYLSFDVDSLDPSFAPGTGTPEVGGLTTREVLELIRGLKGINLVGGDVVEVAPQYDATTNTAHAAAQVLFEILSLMVFSPSIGKR comes from the coding sequence ATGGTGTGGGACAAAACGCGGCTGGAACAGCTGCGCGCAGAATTTGCAGACGCCAATGGCGGCGAGATATTCGATGAGAAGTTTCGCAAAGTGGCGGAGAAGATCATCTCCAAGAGCGGCACGAGACTGGCGCCCTATGCCGGAGTGCCGACCTTCCTCAGCGCACCCTACATGCAGGTCGCAGCCGATGATCCGGATTTCGGCAATCTCCAGGTTGCGATCACCGGAATCCCCATGGATCTCGGCGTCACCAATCGCCCAGGCTCGCGTTTCGGACCGAGGGCACTTCGCGCCATTGAAAGGATCGGCCCCTATAATCACGTTCTCGCCACGGCGCCGGTCTTCGATCTTCGGGTCGCCGATATCGGCGACATATCGTTCCAAAGCCGTTACCGGCTGGAACTCAGCCATGATGACATCGAAAAGCGCATCGGCCAGATCGTCGACGCCGGGGTTGCCCCGCTTTCCGTCGGGGGCGATCATTCCATCAGCCACCCGATTTTGAAGGCAATCGGTCGGCAGCAACCGGTCGGCCTCATTCATATTGATGCCCATTGCGATACGAGCGGCGCTTTCGATCAGACGAAGTTTCATCACGGCGGGCCGTTCCGTAATGCGGTGCTGGATGGCGTGCTCGATCCGACACGGACGATCCAGATTGGCATCCGTGGTTCGGCGGAATATTTGTGGGAATTCTCCTATGCCTCGGGAATGACCGTGATCCACGCAGAGGACATCAGCGGAATGGGGATTCCTGCCGTCATTGCCAAGGCAAAATCCATCGTCGGCGACGGCCCGACCTACCTTTCCTTCGACGTCGACAGCCTCGATCCGAGCTTTGCGCCCGGCACGGGCACGCCCGAGGTCGGTGGATTGACCACGCGTGAAGTCCTTGAACTGATACGCGGGCTGAAAGGGATAAACCTGGTGGGGGGTGATGTCGTCGAAGTGGCTCCGCAATATGACGCAACGACCAACACGGCGCACGCCGCGGCACAAGTGCTCTTTGAGATTCTGAGCCTCATGGTGTTTAGTCCCTCGATCGGCAAACGCTAA